One bacterium DNA window includes the following coding sequences:
- a CDS encoding ABC transporter permease subunit: MPNTHMIYRKEMAVFFNSPVAYIVLAVFAVMTSIFFSNTFFLNNQSDLRPLFEVVPWVFMFFVPAITMSLVARERQSGTLEFLVTLPVTDSQIIIGKFLAAFTLVATALGFSLVHFFTLIAVGKHVDVGAVLCGYFGLLLVGALYCAIGIFCSTVTDNQISAFILTLLIITVFFFFFGKMVTFVPAFLAGLVQYMSVDHHLEGISRGVVDSRNLLYFGSGIAFFLLVSTRLLEMRKWR; this comes from the coding sequence ATGCCTAATACACACATGATCTACCGCAAAGAGATGGCGGTGTTTTTTAACAGCCCCGTCGCCTATATCGTGCTCGCCGTATTTGCGGTGATGACCTCGATATTTTTTAGCAATACGTTTTTTCTAAATAACCAATCCGATCTGCGCCCGCTCTTTGAAGTCGTGCCGTGGGTGTTTATGTTCTTTGTGCCCGCGATCACGATGAGCCTTGTGGCCCGCGAACGCCAGTCGGGTACGCTGGAGTTTCTTGTCACCCTGCCGGTAACCGACAGCCAGATCATCATCGGAAAATTTTTGGCTGCATTTACGCTCGTAGCGACCGCGCTCGGATTTAGCCTCGTACATTTTTTTACACTGATCGCCGTCGGCAAACACGTGGATGTCGGCGCCGTATTGTGCGGATACTTCGGACTCCTGCTTGTCGGCGCGCTCTACTGTGCGATCGGTATTTTTTGCAGCACCGTGACCGATAACCAGATTTCAGCATTCATACTCACGCTGCTGATCATCACGGTTTTCTTTTTCTTTTTCGGCAAAATGGTCACGTTCGTCCCGGCATTTCTCGCAGGACTTGTACAGTACATGAGCGTGGATCATCACCTCGAAGGTATCTCCCGCGGCGTGGTGGACTCCCGCAATCTGCTTTACTTCGGGTCGGGTATCGCGTTTTTCCTTTTGGTCAGCACCCGGCTCCTCGAAATGCGCAAGTGGCGTTGA
- a CDS encoding winged helix-turn-helix domain-containing protein — protein MKDADTSRHLRHITLESQGLTKPAPFGKGKAAVLRAMEHLGYIQIDTLSIVERAHHHTLWTRIPDYKTEYLDQLIAERKVFEYWFHAASYLPVRDFRFALPQMMRFKRGPSPYYNADPKVMQYVMDTIRTEGPKKARDFENRKKRSGSWWSWKPTKLALERLFMQGDLMISGRDGMQKTYDLRERVLPETMHATEPTSMEWAEYLVRTYLRAYGFTTIKQITHLKTDERLRKNVQDILQSMLTADAVQRVDIKGSPSVFVLSEWAEKTFKKNGPSIRLLSPFDNAIIHRDRVKHFFYFDFRIECYTPQKKRQYGYFCLPVLWGDTFIGRVDCKAHRKDQRLELIHLHIENTERSFEIWAEAFIESVRRFATFNGCSAIVLTKVSPSRYKKALTTLLKNKNSGAHAV, from the coding sequence ATGAAGGACGCCGACACATCGCGCCACCTCCGTCATATCACATTGGAAAGCCAGGGGCTGACGAAACCAGCGCCGTTTGGAAAAGGTAAAGCGGCTGTTCTCCGCGCTATGGAACACCTCGGGTACATCCAGATTGACACGCTGTCCATCGTCGAACGCGCGCATCATCACACGCTATGGACGCGGATTCCGGATTATAAAACAGAATACTTAGACCAATTGATAGCCGAGCGCAAAGTGTTTGAATATTGGTTTCATGCCGCGTCCTATCTTCCCGTCAGAGATTTTCGTTTCGCGTTACCGCAGATGATGCGTTTTAAGCGCGGTCCGTCTCCGTACTATAATGCCGACCCCAAAGTGATGCAGTATGTGATGGATACGATTCGCACCGAAGGTCCCAAAAAAGCCAGGGATTTTGAAAACCGAAAAAAAAGATCCGGAAGTTGGTGGAGCTGGAAACCTACCAAACTGGCATTGGAAAGGCTATTTATGCAAGGCGACCTGATGATCAGCGGACGGGACGGCATGCAAAAAACGTACGATCTTCGCGAGCGCGTATTACCCGAAACTATGCATGCGACCGAACCGACATCGATGGAATGGGCCGAATATTTAGTTCGGACGTATCTCCGTGCATATGGATTTACTACGATCAAACAAATCACCCATCTTAAAACGGACGAACGCTTGCGAAAAAACGTGCAGGACATTTTACAATCCATGCTCACGGCGGACGCTGTGCAGCGCGTAGATATCAAAGGCAGCCCGTCAGTATTTGTACTTTCGGAATGGGCCGAAAAAACATTCAAAAAAAACGGCCCCTCGATCCGGTTATTATCGCCTTTTGATAATGCCATCATCCATCGCGACCGCGTCAAACATTTTTTTTATTTTGATTTTCGGATCGAATGCTACACGCCGCAGAAAAAAAGACAATACGGCTATTTTTGTTTGCCTGTCTTATGGGGCGATACTTTTATCGGTCGCGTGGACTGCAAAGCGCACCGAAAAGATCAGCGGCTGGAATTGATCCACCTGCATATCGAAAACACAGAACGGTCTTTTGAAATATGGGCGGAGGCTTTCATCGAATCCGTACGGCGTTTTGCTACGTTCAACGGCTGCTCCGCGATCGTACTGACCAAAGTAAGTCCGTCCCGCTACAAAAAAGCCTTAACGACGCTATTAAAAAATAAAAACTCGGGGGCACATGCCGTATGA
- a CDS encoding Gldg family protein, with the protein MLKITNKSTFINYVLLIAAIVVMANIVSRNLFVRWDATDNKQYTLSESSKEVIGKLKDPMQVKVYFSDNLPGPLANTRRYVQDLLEEYQAFSDGQFVFEFVNPDADDKAKEKAQQLGIGPVPVQAVENDKMEMRNVYMGMVLLYGDKKEPIPVIQSTEGLEYMITATMKKIAATNLKNVGIISPENEEISTQNLNRFLDQLYTVRSVSLGSDIPADIQTIIMNGVSDSVKLDDLYRLDQFLMRGGKLFIGQSNVKDFFPQPYATDIRSNIFTFLEHYGVRIGKEMITDQSCSQIQMQSQQGFFMMRTAVDYPPFPMIRNFNTSHILTQKMTVARLFFVNEVSSAEAAGTTFTPLMFTSDKTGMLNGPFYQINPTQNPMMKAFPFGTKTVAALVEGTFNSFFKDSARYASRAGFIPANNNGQIIIVTDNQFFNDRRAGGVQENTDFILNAVDYLSGDKELIAIRSRDVSMRPLAEMTDSERRSWKWINILAPGALVILFGLYMWRRNRQQRKMLEDRYA; encoded by the coding sequence ATGCTCAAAATCACCAATAAAAGCACGTTCATCAACTACGTCCTGCTCATCGCAGCGATCGTCGTGATGGCCAATATCGTGTCCCGCAATCTTTTCGTGCGATGGGATGCGACGGATAACAAACAGTATACCCTCTCCGAATCCAGCAAAGAAGTCATCGGCAAACTCAAAGACCCGATGCAGGTCAAAGTCTATTTTTCGGATAATCTGCCCGGCCCCTTAGCCAATACGCGCCGCTATGTGCAGGATCTCCTGGAAGAATATCAGGCGTTTTCGGACGGCCAATTTGTTTTCGAATTTGTCAATCCGGATGCCGACGATAAAGCCAAAGAAAAAGCGCAGCAACTCGGGATCGGTCCCGTACCCGTGCAAGCCGTCGAAAACGATAAGATGGAAATGCGCAATGTCTATATGGGTATGGTACTGCTCTACGGCGATAAAAAAGAACCCATCCCCGTGATCCAGTCCACCGAAGGTCTGGAATACATGATCACGGCGACGATGAAAAAAATCGCCGCGACCAATCTGAAAAACGTCGGGATCATTTCTCCGGAAAATGAAGAAATCAGCACCCAAAATCTGAACCGCTTTTTGGATCAGCTGTACACCGTACGCAGCGTTTCCCTCGGCAGCGATATTCCCGCCGATATCCAGACCATCATCATGAATGGCGTTTCGGATTCCGTCAAATTAGACGATCTGTATCGTCTGGATCAGTTTTTGATGCGCGGCGGCAAACTTTTTATCGGCCAAAGCAATGTCAAAGATTTTTTTCCGCAACCTTACGCTACGGACATTCGGTCTAACATATTTACATTCCTTGAGCACTACGGCGTCCGTATCGGCAAAGAAATGATCACCGATCAAAGTTGCAGCCAGATCCAGATGCAGTCGCAACAGGGCTTTTTTATGATGCGCACGGCCGTGGACTATCCGCCGTTTCCGATGATCCGAAACTTCAACACCTCGCATATCCTGACGCAAAAGATGACCGTCGCACGTTTGTTTTTTGTCAATGAGGTTTCCTCCGCCGAAGCCGCCGGAACGACGTTTACGCCGCTTATGTTTACGTCGGACAAAACCGGTATGCTGAACGGGCCCTTTTATCAGATCAATCCGACACAAAATCCGATGATGAAAGCATTTCCTTTCGGTACGAAAACCGTAGCGGCACTCGTCGAAGGAACGTTTAACAGCTTTTTCAAAGACAGTGCCCGGTATGCAAGCCGCGCGGGATTTATCCCCGCCAATAATAACGGCCAAATCATCATTGTCACTGACAATCAGTTTTTCAACGATCGCCGCGCCGGCGGTGTGCAGGAAAACACGGATTTTATTCTCAATGCGGTGGATTATCTGAGCGGCGACAAAGAATTGATCGCTATCCGTTCACGCGACGTCTCGATGCGCCCGCTTGCGGAGATGACCGATTCGGAACGCCGCTCCTGGAAATGGATCAATATCCTCGCGCCCGGAGCGCTGGTTATCCTTTTTGGTTTGTATATGTGGCGCCGCAATCGCCAACAACGCAAAATGCTGGAGGATCGTTATGCTTAA
- a CDS encoding EamA family transporter has translation MKWWAASVPFGLAFVAAIGNALVTYAQKKATPFDHPFYFGAFSLLLASLGLFGIATFFSSGKIIPYAVENFVWFAVAAAGLILLNIFLYVLYRHYGAAYYTLYAILAMVTTSIGLAVLVFKESMNVYFWLSFLFAALTVVCFIKGKSGG, from the coding sequence ATGAAGTGGTGGGCGGCTTCCGTGCCGTTTGGATTGGCGTTCGTCGCGGCGATAGGCAATGCCTTGGTCACCTATGCTCAAAAGAAAGCGACACCATTTGATCACCCGTTTTATTTTGGTGCTTTTTCATTGCTTCTCGCATCGCTCGGATTGTTTGGTATCGCAACATTTTTTTCTTCCGGTAAAATAATACCCTACGCCGTGGAAAATTTTGTCTGGTTTGCCGTTGCCGCAGCAGGTCTGATTTTACTCAATATTTTTTTGTACGTGCTGTACCGTCATTACGGAGCCGCCTATTATACGCTGTACGCTATACTGGCGATGGTCACTACATCCATCGGCCTTGCGGTGCTGGTTTTCAAAGAGTCTATGAATGTGTACTTCTGGTTATCGTTTTTGTTTGCCGCGTTGACCGTGGTGTGTTTTATCAAAGGAAAATCGGGGGGTTAA
- a CDS encoding DJ-1/PfpI family protein: MASQKIVFLILPEVHLLDLGGPEQVFLEAIGYGAPFEIEYCTYTKELRSSGGLTFGHIKHFSEVAIKPEDYIFIPGPNVRSIHDYKFTSQTELLDWLRRCHRENITLCSVCSGAFALAYAGLLDYKKCTTHFKRTAELKRYFPKLDVQENVLFVEDGNIITSAGIASGIDMALYILERIQGSHFAHKVAREMVIYTRRTGSQPQKSSYLDYRNHIHSGIHKVQDYLSENIHKKSSVGHLAEIACMSERNFTRIFKKEAGITVNEYTTLVRKEKIKLLLKNPDLSRVQIARAVGLNSDRQLSRIMHSI, translated from the coding sequence ATGGCATCTCAAAAAATTGTTTTTCTAATATTGCCGGAAGTTCATCTGTTGGATTTGGGTGGGCCTGAGCAGGTGTTTTTGGAAGCTATCGGTTACGGTGCACCGTTTGAAATCGAATACTGTACATATACCAAAGAATTGCGAAGTTCGGGCGGGCTCACGTTTGGTCATATCAAACATTTTAGCGAGGTGGCGATCAAACCGGAGGATTATATTTTTATACCCGGTCCGAATGTCCGATCCATTCACGATTACAAGTTTACTTCACAAACCGAGTTACTGGATTGGTTGCGGCGTTGCCATCGTGAAAATATCACGCTGTGCAGCGTGTGCTCCGGCGCATTTGCGCTGGCGTATGCAGGTTTATTGGATTACAAAAAATGTACGACGCATTTCAAGCGGACGGCTGAATTGAAACGTTATTTTCCAAAACTGGATGTACAGGAAAACGTGCTTTTTGTAGAAGACGGTAATATCATAACCAGTGCGGGGATTGCCTCCGGTATTGATATGGCGTTATATATTTTAGAACGCATACAGGGATCGCATTTTGCGCACAAAGTCGCCCGTGAAATGGTGATCTATACGCGGCGCACGGGTTCTCAGCCCCAAAAAAGTTCGTACCTTGATTACCGAAATCACATTCACTCCGGTATCCATAAAGTGCAGGATTATCTTTCGGAAAATATTCATAAAAAATCTTCCGTCGGTCATTTGGCCGAAATCGCGTGCATGAGTGAACGTAATTTTACACGCATTTTTAAAAAAGAAGCCGGGATCACCGTCAATGAGTACACGACACTCGTGCGTAAAGAAAAAATAAAATTGTTACTTAAAAACCCGGATTTGTCGCGGGTTCAGATTGCCCGTGCGGTGGGATTGAATAGCGATCGTCAGTTGAGCCGAATCATGCATTCGATCTGA
- a CDS encoding ATP-binding cassette domain-containing protein, whose protein sequence is MIRVENLTKDYGSVRALNSISFEVQDGEILGFLGPNGAGKSTTLKIITSYLAPTSGNVFINDRNILDHSLEIRKQIGYLPELNPLYYEMTVYDFLKFVAAARQIESSAFTKRLGEVIELCGLRGVVHKTIAELSKGYKQRVGLAQAIFHDPKILILDEPSTGLDPNQIVEIRELIKNLGKKKTLIMSSHILQEVQATADRMVIINKGQIVANGTTAELMAGFKGKTVVTMELLNAQEEAVRKLQGAVSGITVTQVTQDSNALMVRLEYPNQSDPRKEIFEYAVQQQWAILEMSRHKVSLEDIFRTLTVEGGQPHA, encoded by the coding sequence ATGATTCGTGTCGAGAATCTCACCAAAGATTACGGCAGCGTGCGTGCGCTCAATAGCATCAGCTTTGAAGTGCAGGACGGCGAGATCCTCGGATTTCTGGGGCCCAATGGCGCCGGCAAATCCACGACGCTCAAGATCATCACGTCGTATCTCGCGCCCACTTCAGGTAATGTCTTTATCAACGACCGCAACATCCTCGATCACAGCCTTGAGATACGCAAGCAGATCGGGTACCTGCCGGAACTCAATCCCTTGTATTACGAAATGACCGTGTACGATTTTCTGAAATTCGTCGCGGCCGCCCGTCAGATCGAAAGCAGCGCTTTTACCAAACGCCTCGGCGAAGTGATCGAACTCTGCGGCCTGCGCGGCGTCGTTCACAAAACCATCGCCGAACTCTCCAAAGGTTACAAACAGCGTGTCGGTTTGGCACAGGCGATCTTTCACGATCCCAAGATTCTGATCTTAGACGAACCGTCCACCGGACTCGACCCCAATCAGATCGTCGAAATCCGCGAACTGATCAAAAACCTCGGCAAGAAAAAAACCCTGATCATGTCCAGCCACATCTTGCAGGAAGTGCAAGCTACGGCCGACCGGATGGTCATCATCAATAAGGGTCAGATCGTCGCCAACGGCACCACCGCCGAACTGATGGCCGGCTTCAAAGGCAAGACCGTCGTCACGATGGAACTGCTCAACGCGCAGGAAGAGGCCGTACGCAAACTGCAAGGCGCCGTGAGCGGTATCACCGTCACCCAAGTGACACAGGACAGCAATGCACTGATGGTCCGTCTCGAATATCCCAATCAGTCCGATCCACGCAAAGAGATCTTCGAATATGCCGTCCAACAGCAGTGGGCTATTCTGGAGATGAGCCGCCACAAAGTCAGCCTGGAAGATATTTTCCGGACACTCACCGTCGAAGGAGGCCAACCCCATGCCTAA
- a CDS encoding dihydrofolate reductase family protein: protein MRKVIAAINMTLDGFCDHTAGIADDALHQHYTDMLRHAGTLLYGRVTYQLMESFWPNVVKNPTGNPAYDEFATAIEEVPKVVFSRALKNTAWKNVRLAQRDLAEEVLALRRETGKDIFVGSPGLIAALTDLGLIQEYQLCIHPVILGKGLPLFKQISEKRILKLTNTKIFSSGSIVLYYGVGKE, encoded by the coding sequence ATGAGAAAAGTAATCGCTGCGATCAATATGACGCTGGACGGTTTCTGCGATCACACTGCCGGGATTGCCGACGACGCGCTTCATCAGCATTATACGGATATGCTCAGGCATGCGGGAACGCTTTTATACGGACGGGTCACCTATCAACTGATGGAAAGTTTTTGGCCGAACGTGGTAAAAAATCCGACCGGCAATCCGGCTTATGACGAATTTGCCACAGCCATAGAGGAAGTGCCCAAAGTTGTTTTTTCGAGGGCACTTAAAAATACCGCCTGGAAAAATGTACGCCTCGCGCAGCGCGACCTTGCGGAGGAAGTCTTAGCGCTCCGCCGGGAGACCGGCAAAGACATTTTCGTCGGCAGTCCGGGGCTGATCGCAGCCCTGACTGACCTGGGCTTGATTCAGGAATATCAACTCTGCATACACCCGGTCATCCTAGGGAAAGGTTTACCTCTGTTTAAACAGATCAGTGAAAAAAGAATACTCAAACTCACCAACACCAAAATATTCAGCTCCGGTTCCATCGTGTTGTATTATGGGGTGGGGAAAGAGTAA
- a CDS encoding GNAT family N-acetyltransferase yields the protein MDISVRRATIADATALALLARVTFEDAFGYVWTDKPVLKEYLDTTFSVPKITSSLSKTNNSFWIALADGLPVGYAKMKKVSPYKLLEDTKPAQLQKIYMLRNFIGQRIGERLQSALFDEVRLLGIRTLWLAVWDGNDKAIRFYERHGFQKTTRYAYDFHSMHFEYEVMTKRFDV from the coding sequence ATGGATATATCGGTTCGTAGAGCCACGATCGCCGATGCGACAGCGTTGGCACTTCTTGCGCGGGTTACATTTGAGGATGCTTTCGGTTACGTGTGGACCGATAAACCGGTACTGAAAGAATATCTCGACACAACTTTTTCTGTTCCCAAAATCACATCGAGTCTCAGCAAAACAAACAATAGCTTTTGGATCGCTCTGGCCGATGGTTTGCCGGTAGGTTACGCCAAAATGAAAAAAGTGTCGCCGTACAAATTACTGGAAGATACCAAACCCGCTCAACTGCAAAAAATATATATGCTGCGCAATTTTATCGGCCAGCGTATCGGAGAGCGGCTACAGAGTGCTTTATTTGACGAGGTGCGCTTGTTGGGTATTCGTACGCTTTGGCTCGCCGTCTGGGATGGTAATGACAAGGCCATTCGGTTTTACGAACGTCATGGTTTCCAAAAAACGACACGTTATGCGTATGATTTTCATTCAATGCATTTTGAGTATGAGGTTATGACCAAGCGGTTTGACGTATGA
- a CDS encoding DUF4340 domain-containing protein, translated as MLNAKLKPYAPYIGILLVLGILLMYSQMRQRKYEAKIEKVFDFAATEVTEFTVSKNDVQVTITKGDSSWFFAAPDTGTADDYRVKQFIREVLGATREDAVSEDSIKYNEYGVTESSAVKLELRANGKQLSKVYLGQSKKDIGQEYVRYAGDDRVYPLRGRVISSLSAAASWWR; from the coding sequence ATGCTTAATGCCAAACTCAAACCGTACGCGCCGTACATCGGCATTCTGCTGGTGCTGGGCATACTACTGATGTATTCGCAGATGCGCCAGCGTAAATATGAAGCCAAAATCGAAAAGGTATTCGATTTTGCCGCCACGGAAGTGACAGAATTTACCGTCAGCAAAAATGACGTCCAAGTCACCATCACTAAAGGCGATTCGTCATGGTTTTTTGCCGCGCCGGATACGGGTACGGCGGATGATTACCGGGTCAAACAATTTATCCGCGAAGTGCTCGGTGCCACGCGCGAAGATGCCGTGAGCGAAGATTCGATCAAGTATAATGAATACGGTGTCACCGAAAGTTCCGCCGTCAAACTCGAACTGCGTGCCAACGGAAAACAACTTTCCAAAGTATATCTCGGCCAATCCAAAAAAGATATCGGTCAGGAATACGTGCGCTATGCCGGCGATGATCGGGTGTATCCGCTGCGCGGACGCGTAATCAGCAGCCTCAGCGCCGCGGCTTCATGGTGGCGGTAA
- the tnpA gene encoding IS200/IS605 family transposase, with protein MANTYTQLYIHIVSVVRGRMSLIPDNHKIELYKYMTGIIQNKGHKLLAINGMPDHVHFLIGYDPHEALSALVKEVKRCSTNFINEKGWIKGRFSWQEGYGAFSYAKSQLNTVCRYIENQEQHHKKQTFREEYVALLKRYEINYDERYVFSNVMEEY; from the coding sequence ATGGCTAACACCTACACCCAACTTTACATCCACATCGTTTCGGTCGTCAGAGGTCGAATGAGTTTGATACCGGATAATCATAAGATTGAGCTGTATAAATACATGACCGGCATTATTCAAAACAAAGGCCATAAACTCCTTGCGATCAATGGCATGCCGGATCATGTTCATTTTCTGATAGGATACGATCCCCACGAAGCTTTATCGGCTCTAGTCAAAGAGGTCAAACGATGTTCGACCAATTTCATAAACGAAAAAGGTTGGATCAAGGGCCGGTTTTCTTGGCAGGAAGGGTATGGTGCGTTTTCCTATGCCAAGTCGCAATTAAATACCGTCTGTCGCTATATTGAGAATCAAGAACAGCATCACAAAAAACAAACATTCCGCGAAGAATACGTCGCGTTGCTTAAGCGGTATGAGATTAACTACGATGAGCGTTATGTCTTTTCTAATGTTATGGAAGAGTATTGA
- a CDS encoding DJ-1/PfpI family protein, with product MKKNVGILIFDDAEVLDFAGPFEVFAVASEVHDFSLYDVFTVARHMKPVRAVNGLLVTPNYDFSNHPPIDILIVSGGQGTRALLHDQEHHDWLQRVHRTTEYTLSICSAARIFGALGLLDRKPYCTHHQVYDHLKEIVPTGQPQNDRRFVQTDERLYTSGGISAGIDLSFHILEQRHGKETAVRTAEYMEYRYTP from the coding sequence ATGAAAAAAAACGTAGGCATTTTGATTTTTGATGATGCGGAAGTATTGGACTTCGCCGGACCGTTCGAAGTTTTTGCCGTTGCATCCGAAGTGCATGATTTTTCCTTGTATGATGTATTTACGGTCGCCCGGCATATGAAACCGGTACGCGCCGTCAACGGTTTACTCGTCACACCCAATTATGATTTTTCAAATCACCCTCCGATTGATATTCTGATCGTCTCCGGCGGGCAAGGCACGAGAGCGTTACTCCACGATCAAGAGCACCACGATTGGTTACAACGTGTCCATCGTACAACCGAATACACTCTGAGTATTTGTTCCGCCGCACGAATTTTTGGCGCGCTCGGTTTGCTTGATCGTAAACCCTATTGCACGCACCATCAGGTGTACGATCACTTAAAAGAAATCGTGCCCACCGGACAACCGCAAAACGATCGGCGCTTTGTCCAAACCGATGAACGGCTTTACACGTCGGGCGGCATTTCCGCAGGCATAGATCTTTCATTTCATATTCTTGAGCAGCGCCACGGCAAAGAAACCGCCGTTCGAACAGCTGAATATATGGAATACCGTTATACACCATAA
- a CDS encoding M1 family metallopeptidase gives MIKRIFKYLGIFFLLIIVAIGLIVGYVYVRHGGFFKYPSGGVLSAHQARYDVKSYDITLGVDPEEKFIRGTTTIKIESRADGLDTIQLNLIGLYDVLHVTGPGQLRFTQQEDTLWVIMNQKLDSGSLVDIGISYHGTPPTALYPPWLGGFNWSKDESGHHWVGLSCQGEGGKIWFPCKDHPSDEPDSVALHITVPQPYVVAANGILKKITTTSHGMHTYHWVTRYPINNYDINLSIGRYDIVERSYAAASGQTMPVQFYVLPQDRAKADTLIDMAVDMLSTYRLYFGEYPFLSEKFGLVQTDYLGMEHQTINAYGNNFEYREFAGHRWDELMLHEMGHEWWGNKVTVNDWADFWIHEGICSYGEALYQLSKTGEAGYHNHMSRLSKRIRNKKPLVVHPNATTSEAYNDDIYSKGAYLMHSLRFMLGDSVFFKKLYRFANDSAYTYQNRVNTNDFVRLWADVEDGNTTLFIREFIYTTNLPEITMDSTAAGTYVIRSRNPKYALPLEIQTSRGLERITVHAEGTSIQSATTPVVDPRRWYLLKSEK, from the coding sequence ATGATCAAACGGATATTCAAATATCTCGGTATTTTTTTTCTCTTAATCATCGTCGCGATCGGATTGATCGTCGGGTATGTCTATGTCCGGCACGGTGGTTTTTTCAAATACCCGTCCGGCGGTGTCCTGTCGGCTCATCAAGCACGATACGATGTCAAATCGTACGATATTACACTAGGCGTTGATCCTGAGGAGAAATTTATTCGCGGAACTACGACGATAAAAATCGAATCCCGCGCCGATGGATTGGATACCATCCAACTGAATCTGATCGGGTTATACGACGTACTTCATGTCACAGGACCGGGCCAATTGCGCTTCACACAACAGGAAGACACGCTCTGGGTCATCATGAACCAAAAACTTGATTCGGGCTCCTTAGTCGATATCGGCATTTCATATCACGGCACACCGCCCACCGCTTTGTATCCGCCGTGGCTTGGTGGTTTTAATTGGTCAAAGGATGAATCCGGTCACCATTGGGTTGGTCTTTCATGTCAGGGTGAAGGCGGTAAAATATGGTTTCCGTGCAAGGACCATCCTTCGGACGAACCTGATAGCGTAGCGCTACATATCACTGTTCCCCAACCTTATGTCGTCGCCGCCAACGGCATTTTGAAAAAAATCACTACCACATCGCACGGAATGCATACGTATCATTGGGTGACGCGCTACCCCATCAATAATTACGACATCAATCTGAGCATCGGGCGATACGACATCGTAGAGCGTTCGTATGCTGCGGCGTCCGGACAGACGATGCCCGTCCAGTTTTATGTGTTGCCTCAGGATCGTGCGAAAGCGGATACTTTGATTGACATGGCTGTTGATATGCTGAGCACTTACCGGTTGTATTTCGGCGAATATCCGTTTCTGTCGGAAAAATTTGGTTTAGTACAAACCGATTACCTCGGGATGGAACATCAGACGATCAATGCATACGGCAATAATTTCGAATACCGGGAATTTGCCGGACACCGATGGGATGAACTCATGTTGCACGAAATGGGGCATGAATGGTGGGGTAATAAAGTAACTGTCAACGATTGGGCTGACTTTTGGATTCACGAGGGGATTTGTTCCTACGGTGAAGCCTTGTATCAACTGTCCAAAACCGGAGAAGCAGGTTATCACAATCACATGTCGCGGTTGAGCAAACGGATTCGCAATAAAAAACCCCTCGTTGTTCATCCCAATGCGACCACGTCCGAAGCATATAACGACGACATCTACTCCAAAGGCGCCTATCTTATGCATTCGCTGCGTTTTATGCTCGGGGATTCAGTGTTTTTTAAAAAACTATACCGCTTTGCCAACGATAGCGCTTACACCTATCAAAACCGTGTCAATACCAACGACTTTGTCCGGCTTTGGGCAGACGTAGAAGATGGCAACACGACATTATTCATTCGCGAATTTATCTACACTACCAATCTTCCGGAAATTACGATGGATTCGACAGCGGCCGGCACGTATGTCATACGAAGCCGAAACCCGAAGTATGCGTTGCCTCTCGAAATACAAACAAGCCGCGGACTAGAGCGTATCACAGTTCACGCCGAGGGAACGAGCATTCAAAGCGCCACGACACCGGTAGTGGATCCGAGACGGTGGTATTTACTTAAAAGTGAAAAGTGA